From Spirosoma aerolatum, one genomic window encodes:
- a CDS encoding SusC/RagA family TonB-linked outer membrane protein, which translates to MRKILFGSWMLTLLFCLPGFAQDITVSGQVTSSDDGSLLPGVTVQVKGSNRGTNTDAQGNYRLTASANSTLVFSFIGYTAQEVPVNNRSVVNVLLKGDMQQLSEVVVIGYGTQTRQDATGSISSVKGATIAQMPIQSFESGLAGRSAGVQITVPNGVLNNPPVFRIRGTNSISLSSYPLIVVDGVPTFTGDQGSTNAPSNPLASINPNDIESMDVAKDAAATAIYGSRAANGVVFITTKRGKSGKVRVNYDGWLGFSNTYRLPEMLNASQYISFKSQAVANNPTASAVKFTQTNDANGNPIDTRWYDYIYRQGVSHSHSVNVSGGSENTNYYFSVGYTNQKGVLNKNDFGRMNALFNVDSKLSKLFTIGGKIAVSNEKNLSAGTSGSLNGEAFNTAGLGRVGLVLPPILSPYNNDGTYNLNGSAIGIANNIVGTSVSYPNPLPMLDQNRSNTENNHIQSNAYIQFKPLDWITLRSTYGIDYLLVDNDLFQSPQSSDGYSSTGNATSNFRKLKTWLWTNTAQFEKSFGGAHNFNLLIGQEQQRTTTLGYGINRQNLSDPNYTVIQAGYTVNNPSSMAYGENYLLSGFGRLNYNYKEKYFLSGNIRQDEYSALGEKKGVFYGVSAGWEIAQENFWKSASLDNVFSSFKLRGSYGKVGNIGGINDYSPYSLYASGLYGGAATLAFNVVGNPALKWETSTKTDIGFTFGLLNNRISGEVAYYKNDIDNLILNVAQAPSTGIPGTLSGVAYPPQNVGTMYNKGLELSLNARIINTKDFQWNSNFNITFNKNEVTALAPGLSVLQTGTSSLETVNQTAPGYSLGYLWVVKTNGVDPATGKRIFVNSAGQNVYYQYYAPTGEFNYSTTPDGKTKYISPTGGTSITQATDGVMYANVVPKQYGGWDNNFKYKNFDLGVLLTYQLGFSVYYGTNAGLHDQRFWNNATDVLTDAWQKEGDTGKKYAKPVFNDNTSNGSAFPLDINVFKGDFLKVRSVTFGYTLPNNLLSRVKMSNLRLYVSGQNLAVLTKYPGPDPEVSSNGATTSGNSAQGVDRNTIGNARTITFGIRAGF; encoded by the coding sequence ATGCGGAAAATTTTATTTGGAAGTTGGATGCTTACGTTATTGTTCTGTCTCCCCGGTTTTGCACAGGATATAACCGTAAGCGGCCAAGTCACTTCATCAGATGATGGGTCGCTTCTGCCAGGAGTGACTGTACAGGTAAAAGGTAGCAATCGGGGAACAAACACCGACGCTCAGGGCAATTACCGCCTGACGGCTTCTGCCAATAGCACATTAGTATTTAGTTTTATCGGCTATACGGCGCAGGAAGTTCCGGTCAACAATCGTTCTGTTGTCAATGTCCTGCTGAAGGGCGATATGCAACAGCTCAGTGAAGTGGTTGTCATTGGTTACGGTACGCAGACCCGCCAGGATGCCACCGGAAGTATTTCCTCCGTGAAAGGAGCGACAATCGCCCAGATGCCTATTCAAAGCTTCGAATCAGGGCTGGCAGGTCGGTCGGCAGGTGTACAGATTACGGTACCAAACGGCGTATTGAACAACCCTCCCGTGTTTCGGATTCGGGGTACAAACTCCATCTCGCTGAGCTCTTATCCGTTGATCGTTGTGGATGGTGTTCCTACCTTCACGGGCGATCAGGGAAGCACCAATGCACCATCGAACCCATTGGCCAGTATCAATCCCAACGACATCGAAAGCATGGACGTAGCCAAGGATGCAGCCGCTACCGCTATTTATGGTAGCCGTGCCGCCAATGGTGTCGTTTTCATCACCACTAAACGAGGTAAGTCGGGCAAGGTTCGGGTTAATTACGATGGCTGGTTAGGTTTTTCAAACACCTACCGTCTGCCCGAAATGCTGAACGCCAGTCAGTATATTTCGTTCAAATCACAGGCCGTTGCCAACAACCCAACCGCTTCGGCTGTCAAATTCACCCAAACCAACGATGCCAACGGCAACCCGATCGATACCCGCTGGTACGATTATATCTATCGCCAGGGAGTATCGCATAGCCATAGTGTAAACGTTTCGGGTGGTAGCGAAAATACGAATTACTACTTTTCGGTAGGTTATACCAACCAGAAAGGGGTCCTGAATAAGAACGACTTCGGCCGTATGAATGCGCTGTTCAATGTAGATAGCAAGCTGAGTAAGCTGTTTACGATTGGGGGTAAAATCGCCGTTTCGAACGAGAAAAACCTGTCGGCTGGTACATCGGGTTCGTTGAACGGCGAAGCATTCAATACTGCCGGTTTAGGTCGTGTAGGGTTGGTATTGCCTCCAATCCTGTCGCCTTATAATAACGATGGGACGTATAACTTAAACGGTTCAGCTATTGGTATTGCCAATAATATCGTTGGTACATCGGTTTCTTATCCAAACCCGCTGCCTATGCTGGATCAGAACCGGTCGAACACCGAGAACAACCACATCCAGTCGAACGCTTATATTCAGTTCAAACCACTTGACTGGATTACCCTGCGAAGCACCTATGGTATCGATTATCTGCTTGTCGACAACGACTTGTTCCAGTCGCCACAGTCAAGTGATGGGTACAGCTCAACGGGTAATGCCACCAGCAACTTCCGTAAACTGAAAACCTGGTTATGGACCAATACGGCTCAGTTCGAAAAATCGTTCGGTGGAGCGCACAACTTCAACTTATTGATCGGTCAGGAACAGCAACGGACCACAACCCTGGGTTACGGTATAAACCGCCAGAATCTATCTGACCCTAACTACACGGTTATTCAGGCCGGTTACACTGTCAATAACCCATCGAGTATGGCTTATGGCGAAAACTACCTATTATCGGGCTTTGGTCGTTTGAACTATAACTATAAAGAGAAATACTTCCTGAGTGGTAACATACGTCAGGATGAGTATTCAGCCCTGGGTGAGAAAAAAGGGGTTTTCTACGGTGTTTCGGCAGGTTGGGAAATCGCCCAGGAGAATTTCTGGAAATCGGCTTCGCTGGATAATGTTTTCAGCAGCTTCAAACTACGGGGCAGCTACGGCAAAGTAGGTAACATTGGTGGTATCAATGACTACTCACCGTATTCGTTATACGCGTCTGGTTTATATGGCGGAGCGGCTACGCTGGCCTTCAACGTGGTTGGTAATCCAGCTCTCAAATGGGAAACGAGTACCAAAACCGACATTGGCTTTACGTTTGGCCTGTTGAACAACCGGATTTCGGGCGAAGTAGCCTACTACAAGAATGATATTGACAACCTGATTCTGAACGTGGCTCAGGCACCATCTACCGGTATTCCGGGTACGTTGTCAGGCGTTGCCTATCCACCACAGAACGTAGGTACGATGTACAACAAAGGGTTAGAACTTTCGCTGAATGCCCGGATCATCAACACCAAGGATTTCCAGTGGAACTCGAACTTCAATATTACCTTCAACAAAAACGAAGTAACGGCACTGGCTCCAGGTCTGAGCGTTCTGCAAACCGGTACATCAAGCCTGGAAACGGTGAACCAAACAGCTCCGGGCTATTCGCTGGGTTATTTATGGGTGGTAAAAACCAATGGTGTCGATCCAGCTACGGGTAAGCGAATCTTCGTCAATTCGGCAGGTCAGAACGTATATTACCAGTACTACGCCCCCACCGGCGAATTTAACTATTCGACCACACCCGATGGTAAAACCAAATACATAAGCCCAACGGGTGGTACGTCTATCACACAGGCTACTGATGGTGTGATGTATGCTAACGTAGTGCCTAAGCAGTATGGCGGCTGGGATAATAACTTCAAATACAAAAACTTCGATCTGGGCGTTCTGCTCACCTATCAGTTAGGCTTCTCGGTTTACTACGGCACCAACGCTGGTTTGCACGATCAACGGTTCTGGAACAATGCCACCGATGTTCTGACAGATGCCTGGCAGAAAGAGGGCGATACGGGCAAAAAATATGCGAAGCCTGTATTTAATGACAATACGTCAAATGGCTCGGCGTTCCCGCTGGACATCAACGTCTTCAAGGGCGACTTCCTGAAAGTTCGGTCGGTTACGTTTGGCTATACATTGCCCAACAACTTGCTGTCGAGAGTCAAGATGAGCAACCTGCGCCTGTATGTGAGCGGTCAGAATCTGGCTGTTCTTACGAAATACCCTGGCCCAGATCCAGAAGTATCGTCAAACGGAGCTACAACGTCAGGAAACAGTGCTCAGGGCGTCGACAGAAATACAATTGGTAATGCTCGCACGATCACCTTTGGTATCCGAGCTGGATTCTAA